The Hevea brasiliensis isolate MT/VB/25A 57/8 chromosome 1, ASM3005281v1, whole genome shotgun sequence genome has a window encoding:
- the LOC110666887 gene encoding NADH dehydrogenase [ubiquinone] 1 alpha subcomplex subunit 6 — MSFTLRSVKVPPNSASLEEARARVFDFFRTACRSIPQIVEIYNLQDVVTVSQLRSTIASEIRKNSNITNPKVIDLLLFKGTEELSNITEHAKQRHHLIGQYVVGQQGLVQDLDTKDQGISEFLKNFYKSNYF; from the exons ATGTCGTTTACATTGAGAAGCGTGAAGGTTCCTCCGAACTCGGCGAGTCTGGAGGAGGCAAGGGCTCGTGTTTTCGATTTCTTTAGAACGGCCTGCAGATCAATTCCCCAAATCGTGGAAATCTACAATCTACAGGACGTCGTCACTGTGTCCCAGCTCCGTTCCACCATCGCCTCTGAGATTCGCAAGAACTCCAACATCACCAATCCCAAG GTAATTGATTTGCTGCTTTTCAAAGGAACGGAAGAGCTGAGCAACATTACAGAGCATGCAAAGCAGCGCCATCATCTTATTGGCCAATATGTCGTGGGTCAACAAGGACTTGTGCAGGATTTGGACACCAAGGATCAAGGCATCTCTGAGTTCCTCAAGAACTTCTACAAGAGCAACTACTTTTAA